The genomic stretch TTGAACTTTTTGCACATGGCTCGGGTTCCTTGGTTAGTGACCCTCTTGCATCCAAGATGACTTCATAACATACATAACTATGTTATGCAATGTGCTATAGGTCAAAAGGGATCAGATCCATGTGGCTTGGGAACTTGGTGAGCCAAAATGCAAATTTTGACTGGTTGTAGTCTAGTTTGTGCATCATGGTGATTTCTAATTTTTTTTaaccaaggccaaatgaaattggatCGTGTACCTTGCTTCAATTTTAGGCCATTTGTTCCTTGCCATGAACTTGATTGAATAcaaaaagaaccaggtcaaaagggCTTGTGGTTTGGAAACGGCATCATTGTCAAGGTAAtggtcatgacatgattttagggcatggtagGCATGTTGAACCAACTTGGCCAATAGAAAAATTGAACCCTTTCCTCaatgaaaatattgaaaaatattGAAGAGGAAGTTATTTAGGACATTTGGCTTGAAATGGAActtaaaaatattgaaaaatgaAGAATTTATGGTCCTTGAAACTTtccataggccattcttgccaaaatgtgaccaaccagcatgacctagttttagggtttttatgATTCCTTGATTTTCAAGCCACAATGATGGATTTTTTTACCTCAAATGATCATATCATGATGGTAAATGAAGTTTGGGCCTTTGTGGAATGATTTTAGGTCAAATTTGTGGGTGGATCAAGTcatggaaagttgaaaaatcaagtGTGAACCAACTACTTGCAATATGGATTGAATGGGTGTTTAAGTGGTTGATTTGGATTGCAATGGacatgaaatgatgttgaatAAGTGGTAGGGTGATTGGATGGACAAAAATGATCAAGCTCAATGGTCAAGAAGtccctaaattagggttttgtgagccacaagtttcatcaagaaccatgatcagatgaattagggtttgagtTGTAAAGGTACAATTGAGTTGTTTGAAGGTCATGGGGCATGATAAAACTTTGTATTTGAAGGGTCCTCAATGAAATGGCCAAGATCCATGGTGAACCAAGACGTGTAAATCCAAAAGAGTGTCAAGAGCTAGGGTTTTagtccttgggtgaccagatgaatcttgagGCTTCTTCAAGGGGACTCACCACCCAAATTGGGCTTGGGGAATGAGTGAGATGTCTTGAGTGATCCTCCAAGATTTGTAGGGATGCTTGAGTATGAGATTAGGTTCAAGGTGGCTGGGCACACCTTAACATGATTAGAGGATCTTGGAGCTTTACAGATGAATCTCATGCCTTGGGCTTGTGGACCATTGAGTATAAATGCATATGAGATGTATGTAAGGGATATATGTTTAAGGTTTAGGGCTCAAGAAGATGATATGGGGTAAGGAAAACTTGAGGGTATGACAGTttcccctatttaatcatctCGGACCTGAAGGTATGGATAGCAACGGCGTCCACTGCATTCATGGTAGGATGGGATTAAATACTTATTAAGAGATACTGAAAATTTGCTTTGTCGGAGATAATGGTAGTATGAATTGATTATGCATGGTTATGATTATGCACGTGCTATGATGCATGCAACATAAGTATCTTCTGATTATTGACAATCTCGAGAGAATAATGGGATAACTTCGTTGGGGAATAAGAACCTCGGATAAAAGGGAAAAGACAATTGCCCCTAGCAACGGCTGGGGAGGAAAATAAGGTAattcctagcaacgactggaATACTTAACTCTTATGAGGAAGCATAGATTCAACGATGATTCCTAGtaatggctggaatacctgatATGTATTGAGGACCAACCCAAGTGAGTTCCGTGAAGATTCTTGGCGACGACTGAATACCTGACTCATAAGGGGATAAACAACTAGGTTCAGCAACGATTCCTAGCAGCGGTTGGAATACCTGAACACAATGTAACGCGCTGCAATTAGAACACGTGATCCAATTTGGatttaaccaatcaaaacatttcaaaatgccAACGTGTTTGGTCCAAACTCAGACCACCTGAGAAAGACTTCGGTGAGCTCTCGCTAGAGTTTTATCGTTTGGTAActtcaagacacgagaccaccaccattatgatcctcttctcatcctgaattcaaccttatgcctcaaattcatttatgtgaattGAGCAAAGGtaatttcaaagaagtttcatAAATAAGCAAGCCACGGAAAATataattaaatgatgaacatgatcaatcaacaccagataagttaggggaaagcatcagagagtgaaggactatattgtggtaacttgtttgagttcaaatgatgctcaaaatTACCTTatccaaatggtgatcagaagttgatgaagctcgatctagTTGGAGAAattcagaaggtctcagagcttgggaattgttgcaaaagtttcagaggatgccgatggagctaatagaataaagaaaatggattgaaacaggttgaaactcaaaacacgatagttgaattttctggaaaattttcaaGTTGTAGCCGGGTtttcttggctctccaaaacttacaaatgaatgcaatagcttcctctatttataggaaatgtgattggatccaaatacttgtggaatgatgcagaattcatgcaaaacgaatttgatccaagtgtgtgaaaagtgtgacttgaaactcctcaaaactcaaccaaatgatgcgttttaagtgttaattaacttctggaggtttgattaaacatgtttaggaccGAAACACTttctaatttggcttggaattaagtttagtcatgatcaaatttcgagcaatggtgatttcttcagtttcaagtcaccatgttcaagtcaatggggcatcctactcaataggcttttttatcccattctttttgcaatgtgttaacatcattGCCAAGATTACAATGAaccaagaaaggttgcatttggatgtttgatcataaagttatggtgtgttgaagttggcataaaatactgactccataacttagaaaaatttgtgtctttcatggctgaaaatgacctataatgtcccaatgaattccatggccttccaagcatattttgaccttgGTCCTTAAAGCAAATTTATAGAGGGTATCACCAATGGcattgtgcaaaaagaatcagctccatatgttgaaaattgaataagtggtgatctttgaaagttggcaaaaagtcactttaaaataggtcaaatttcactaagtccacaaatgacctataacgtctccaaacttttgatgatcctccaagcataattggctcctctcatgtaaagagaagttgtagaggatgttgagaagagtcgTATGCAATAGGGGgaattcaaaaatgttgagaattgaaggagttatgGTCTTTGGAATTTTGACTTCAAAAATGTTGACTCttaggtcaaaccacttggaacaagcttgtgcacttggactctccttgaatttcaaagcacatgggtgatcatatgaacttaaAATAAGGTTTCCTTGATGGTATCTTGATTAGATTTCTCAAATCTTGAAGTTACTTGTTgaagaagaaatggaaataaacacatgaaccttagacttttcttgagaagcaggccaccaaactttgagatgcttttgacttgaggagccctaccttgcacaataaacttaagggaAACAAGACATAGTTTTGGTATTTcgattagtggttagataagcagTGAACATATAAGCACAGACGTAAAACAAAGAGGTATTTGGTGATCTctgcaagaagcaaacccaaagatggataggGAAGGgccaagatgtgaccttgtttgtatgcaaaagatgcaaatgagatgtgagatcttagggttaaaaattagggtatgacaggtGGCCTTTATTAAATCCATGGACAGCAAGGCTTGGAAATTTATGGTCAAGGGATGAGATCTACCAATGGCTAGAGATAAAGATGGTAAGATTACCGATGTGCTGGAGGTTGAGGAAGACtgggatgatgaagatgataaatTAGCTCGGGGAAACTCCAAAGCATTGAATGCCTTGTTCAATGAAGTGGACAAGAATATATTCACATTGTTAAATAACTGTATTATTgctaaagatgcttgggagatcttgaagactgctcatgaAGGAACCTCTAAGGTGAAGATGTCAAGACTTCAACTTCTTACCACCAAGTTTGAGAACTTAAGAATTAAGGAGGATGAGAgcattcatgactttcacatgaatattaTTGAGATAGCCAATGCCTCAAGTGCCCTGGGGGAGAAGATGTCAGAAGCTAAGCTGATCAGAAAAATTATCAGATCTCTTCCAAAGAGATTTGACATGAAGGTAACTTCCATTGAAGAAGCCCAAGATATAaacaacatgaaagttgatgaaCTTATGGGATCTCTTTAGACCTTTGAATTAGGGATTAGTGAAAAATCTGaaaagaagaaaagcatagcctttgttTCTAATGTTGAAGACTTAGAAGATGAATGTGACCTGGATACAGATGAAAGGATATTTAATGCTATTGTGTTACTTGGAAGATAATTTAAcaaagtgatgaagaagatggaCTGGAAGACAAGATCAAATGTCAAGAGCAAGCCTTTCGACATCAACAAAAATCGGGGTTTTAAGAGAAGACCCAAAATAGAAGAAAAGACTAACCAAGGAAAAGGAATTcaatgtcatggatgtgaaggattTGGACACATAAGAGCTAAGTGTCCCACTTATCTCAAGAAGCAGAAAAAGGGTTTGTTTGTGTCATGGTCAAAAGATGATTCTGAAAGTGATCCTAAAGTGGAACCTGTCAAACAGGTTACTACCTTGACTAGAATTTGTGATTCTAATGAAGAATCAGATTATAAAGAACTCACTTTTGAGGAACAGTTGATTCATACAAGGAGTTGTGCCTCAGAAGTGAAGAAGTTTGTCAACTAGGAGAAGATCAAAAGAAATTCATTGCTCAACTACAGGCTGAAAAAGTGGAGCATATGTCTATCATATCTTATCTGAAGTATGAAGTTGTATTGCTCAATTCAAAACTTGACAAGATGACTAAGCCTGTCAGAATGCTTAACAGTAGTTTTGATGTGTTGGATGAGATCCTTCAAACTGGTAAAAATGTTGGAAATGTTAAAGGTCTTGGTTATGATAATCAAGTTGTGATGAACAAAGGAAAAGGGTCTTCAATGAATTTTGTTCATcttgaaagaaaaaaaaggaacAAAATATGTCAAATCAAATGTCCCAACATCAACAAAGACATCATTATGATTACTCAGGAAGCAAGACCCAACAATGGAGATGCCATTATTGTGgaagatttggtcacataaaatCCTATTGTTACAAACTACATGGTTATCAAAACCTGTTTCACAACCCAGAATAAAACAGACTATTGTTGAAGCAAAGAAAATATGGATTCCCATAAATGGCACTTCTGGACTCATATCTCACACCTCCCTCGGAGCCTTTGCTAGAGAggattggtattttgatagtggttgttTTAGACACATGATCGGTGTCAAGAAATTATTGGTGGATATTAAATCATATTCCACTAGCTATGTCACTTTTGGAGATGGATcaaaaggtgaaataaagggtGTTAGAAAGATGGATTATCCTGGACTGTCTAGTCTTGATGATGTACTGTTTGTTAAAGGGATGACTGCTAATTTGATAAGTATTAGTCAACTATGAGACCAAGGTCTCAAAGTTAACTTTACTAAATCTGAATGCCTGGTAACAAATGAGAAGAATGAAGTTATCATGAAGGGAGTCAGATCAAAAGATAACTGATATCTACGGACTCCTCAAGAAACAGATTGTTTCTCCACATGCTTGATGTCAAAAGAAGATGAAGCTAAGCTATGGCATCAAAATCTTAGTCAATTACATATGAAAGGTATGAAGAAAGTTTTGTCAAAGGAAGTAGTCAGAGGCATTCCCaagctgaaaattgatgaaggaAGAATCTATGGTGAATGTCAAATTAGGAAGCAACCAAAGATGTCACATAAGAAGCTCCAACATCTGACCACTTCAAAATTTCTGAAGCTACTTCATTAGGACTTGATaggacctatgcaggttgaaagtcttggaGGAAAGAGGTGTgcctatgttgttgttgatgactTCTCAAGGTTCACCTGGGTGAATTTCATCAAAGAGAAGTCAAAAGTGTTTGAAGTATTTAAAGAACTTTGTCAAAATATTCAAAGAAATAAGAATTATGGTATTGTCATAATTAGAAGTAaccatgggaaggaatttgaaaatagCAAGTTTGATGAATTCTTCACTTCTGAAGGGATTAGTCATGAGATTTCTTCACCTATCACCCCTCGACAGAATGGTGTGCTTGAGCGCAAGAATAGGACTATTCAAGAATGTCTCAAGGTCATGTTTCATGCTAAGAAACTACCATATtatttttgggctgaagccatgaacatTGCCTGTTATATCCTTAATAGAGTAACTATCAGATTTGGTACATCTGTTACACTTTATGAAGTGTGGAAAGGAAGAAATCCAACTGTGAATTATTTCCATGTATTTGGAAGTAAATATTATATTCTGGCAGATCGTGGGCAGAGGAGAAAAATGGATCCTAAAAGTGATGAGGGGATTTTTCTGGGATACTCTACAAACAGTATAGCATACAGAGTATTCAACTCCAGAACTAAGGTGATGATGGAATCCATAAATATTATTGTTGATAACTCAACTAAAGAAGTTGAGGTCACAGATGATGTTGAAACATCTATGAATGATGTTCCTGAAGATGTTGCAGACTCAAGTAATATTGATCCTGCAGTGACTGAGTCAACTGACAAAGGACCTTCCATCGGAATTCAGAAAGATCATTCTCAGGAGTTTATAATAGGAAATCTAAATGAATGGATAATTACCAGATCAAGGGAAGTTGTGTCAAACGCCTGTTTTGTTTCTAAATTTGAACCCAAGAATATCAAGGAGGCtttgactgatgagttctggattAATGATATGCAAGATGAACTCGGCCAGTTCAAAAGAAATGAGGTTTGGGAATTGGCACCAAGACCTGGAGGGACAAATGTTATTAGTACTAAATGGTTGTATAAGAACAAGTCAAATGAACAAGGTGTTGTTACCAGAAACAATGTCAGACTTTttgctcaaggatacactcaaatgtaaggagtggactttgatgaaacattttctcTTGTGGATCGCTTGGAGTCTATCAGATTGTTACTTGGAAAGGCATATCTTTTAAAGTTCAagttattccaaatggatgttttatttaaatgaagaagtgtatgttgaacagCCAAAAGGATTTGTTGATCCTACTTTCCCAAATCATATGTTCAAACTAAAGAAGGCATTgtatggtttaaaacaagcttcgagagcttggtatgaaaggttgactgagTTTCTCATCAACCATGGATATAGAAAGGGTGAAATTGATAAGACTCTCTTTGTTAAAGAGAAGGATGGAAAACTTATGATAACTtaaatctatgtggatgatattgtaTTTGGAGGGATGTCATATGAGATGGTCCAACATGTTGTCAAgcaaatgcaatctgagtttgaaatgagtttggtagGTGAATTAACTTACTTTCTTGGACTccaagtcaaacagatggaagacttTGTCTTTCTTTGTCAAAGAAAGTATGCAAAGAATATTGTGAAGAAATTAAGATTGGAGAATGCTAGTCATAAAAGAACTCCTTCTCCTACTCACTTGAAGTTATCTAAAGATGAAAAGGGCATAAGTGTTGATCATAgtttgtatagaagcatgattGGTAGTCTTCTATACCTTACAGCAAGCAGACCAAATATAACTTTTGTTGTTGGagtttgtgctagatatcaagcagaacccaaagtgagtcacATCAATTGATTAAAAAGGATTCTGAAGTATTTGAATGGTACATGTGATTATGGAATGTTGCATTCTCATGATTCAAATTCCATGTTAGTGGTGTATTTCGATGTTGATTGGGCTGGTAGTGCTGATAACAGGAAGAGTAACTCTAAAGGATGTTTCTTTTTGGGAAACAATTTGATTTCTTGGTTCATTAAGAAACAGAATTAGGTATCCTTATCTACTGCTAAAGTTGAGTACATAGTAGCAGGTAACAGCTGCTCTCAACTAAGatggatgaaacaaatgttgattgaatataatgtcacacaagatgtcatgacattattctgtgacaACTTGAGTGTTATTAATATCTACAAAAATCATATCCAGCACAGTAAAACTAAACACTTGACATCAGGCGTTATTTTATTAGAGAATTTGTTAAAGACAAAGTCATAACACTTGAGCATGTTAGCACTGAAAATCAACTTATTGACATTTTTACCAAAGCCTTTGATGCAGTTTAGTTTGAAAAATTAAGAGGAAAACATGGTTTTTCTGTTTATGAGCATTTATAGCAATTACAATTATTTATGTGTGTCAGACAAGTTTCTAGCACTCATCATTACACACAACACGCTTGTCTAAACACATTACTCCACTGTGTATCTTTTTGGATGAAAACACGTTACCCGTGTCTTTTAAACGCTTCATTCCTCTCCAGAAATATGTGCTCACCTTCTCTCATGTACCCTTCCCCAAACCGTATGTGTCAAGTGTTACCAAAGATGTCTAAATAATCTTCACCCAAGCAATTGCATGTCTCAACTGAAAACATTTGGTAAGACTCCTGGTAAGTCTTCTGCTTCTGAGTCTACAATCCCTAGTGAAGATAAGACTTTTGTTGAAGAGGGTTCTAGGTCTAAAGGATCTGAGATTAGAAACCATACTAAGCATAATGGTGTCACTGAGAATTAAACTGAAGCAGACAGGATTTCCATTGATAAGGAACTTCGAAAGCTTATTACCTCTGTGATGAAGGGAGTGGATTCAAATGTTTTTCCAGATGTTCAAACATATTTGGCAAAAGAAACTAGCCTTGAAGGTGATTCTAGTGAAAAGGCTGATGAATATGTCCCTAAGCAAGTTGTGCATGAAAGAAGGAGTAAGAAAAAGGATAATGAATGTGTCCCTGAGCAAGTTGCTCATGAAAGAATGAGTAATAAGAAGGTTGATTATGGTGTCAATATTGATGACCTAACAACTGATAAGGAACCTCTTACCAACATCTTGGCTCTTGGAATAGACAAAAGACTTCAGAGAAGAAAAGGAAAGGTTGTGATGTTTGAAGATTCTCTGTCTAAGGAGATAAAAAGAAAATATGGTGGCATGAAAAAGCACTCCCTCTAGAAGTTCCAAAGGAGTATATCTTGTTGGTCCTGCTAGATCATGGAGTAAAGTTGTTACTCCTACGAGGAAGAGGAAAGTTGTTTCTTCAAGTGATTCTGAGTTTGAGATTGAAGAGGATGTTTGTGACATAACTCATGTGAGAAGATTTGTTCCAAAGAAGCCTTATGTTGTTATGCCTGAGGCTCTACTGGACAGTGTGTCTTTACATTATATGAAGATGTTGAAAGATAGATGAAGAGGAAAAGGAAGTTGAACATGGTGGTGATGACAATGTTGGAGATGATGTAGAGGACTCTATTGATGGCAATATTGATGAGAATGATGAAGATAAAGAATCTTAAGGAGAGGAGTATGCTACTACTGACTCAGATGATTAGAAAGATATCTTATTATAGTGTTGTTGTTtttttggtttggtttggttttgttGTCTCTGACCAGGATTTCTATCACCCTTGTGTGCATTTTTATTTCTGCTACTTATCTTTATGTATTAATGTGTTATTGTGGTTTCTTTGTTTTGGTTAGCTGCTTACCTTTGTCATATTATGGCTAAAAGGAGAAGTAATGTCTATGTGCTCTAACCACTAACCGCTGGCTACTTTAGAGGGGGAGTTCCTGTTCTGGAACATTTAGACTGCTATGAAGAGATGTCAGACATGATGTCCTGACATCAATTTGTATGAGAATTTATTTTGTTTGTGAGGCTTATTTTTCTTTTGCTGCACATGCCTCTGATGTTTGAACTTGGACAGATCATATTGTTTTGGATGTTCCCTTGAGGGGGAGTCCTGATTTTGTATGACAGGGGGAGTACAGAACATGTCTGTTATGTAACTGCATGTTTACCTCTGATGTGTGTGTTTGATTTGTTTTTTCAAAACTATGTAGTTCTGTTGTAATCTGGATTGTGGTGCTTGTGTGCAAGGAGTATTTGATTGTTTTATCCcaaattttccaaagggggatATTGTTAATTCTCTGTATTTGTGATTGGCAGTCattttggtaaaactaacttAGCAACAACATGCTGAACAAGATGTCCTAACATGTGGATCCGACATCTTATCTTTTACAAGTCTACTCTTGGTAACGGTTGGTTAATTAACAAATTACTGAATATTATAGGAATATTAAGTAATCATATGTGGCGTCCAAGATTGAGGAATCAAAGATTCTGTTTGAATTTAAAGTTATTCTGATTTTCTAAATGTTGATACATTTTAGGAAACTCTTGATTGAAAAGCTAATTATATGCAGAATATTCTGCAGACTTTTAGCAACTGCCTTATTGCGTTTTTGAAGCCCAAACCCAGTCCAGACTATGGTTATAAATAGAATGCCACAAACCTAATTGGTGTACATATCAAATATTTATTTTACTGAGTTGTTAGGGTTTGGGTGTTCATGTTAATTGTGAGTCTCTCTAATATCATCTTGGTATAAGAGTAGGACTGTCTCTATTGAGTTGTAAATTCTCTCAATCACTCTtaagcttttaagcattgagTGATTGTGTGTCATTGAGTGATTGGCTACCAAGCCCTCAGGTGTAGATGTTGTTGTACATCGAACTGGATTAACAACTCTGTGTGTCTCGGCATCTCTTAGGACATCTGATATCTGCATACCAAAATTTCACTAAACAAAAATTATCTTTTTCATCTTTAACACACTTCACTTTATCCAACTTgtctttctttctcttttcttaGAGAGCCTATATATAGATTTTTTTTCCTCCATGGTTCTTAAAAGTTGATATAATCTGCCAAAAAATTGGACTCTCACTTCATTCTCCCCGTTAGGTATCATTCTTAATTTTCTTATACTTTTTTCAAATTTCAGCATTTTTACACCTAAATCATTCTTTATAACAATCATCTTTTACTCTAACTTTACTCGAAACACTTTAGTTCCACTACCACTATTCTTTACCCATAGGTACAACACCTCTTGATTTCCCTAACTATCTTTTAGTTACTTTTCGAATCTCTTGGATAATCTTATTTCACATATCATTTGTACTTCCTTCTTGTTGTTCAAACTATCCCTTGTTTTTCACCCTTCAAATACCACCACTTAATCTGTAGCGCTCCAATGTGACTTTTTTTCTTTACTCTCTTCTTGATTTATACGTTCATAATAAATATTTTATGTTGGATAGTCAAGCTCTCTTTCGAAATAACTTTTCAGTTCAAACAAATCTTTCTATTTGACTTTCTTAAAAGAAAAGAAATTTATCTGAAAACATGTCATTATAGTCTTATATGTGATACGATGTTCGTCTCTTTTCCTAAATCAACTAATTGTTCTTTTCCTAAACCATGTATTTACTATAGTAACTTTATTCTGAACATTCTAATTCCACCACCATGATTCTTTATCCTTAGGTATAACACTTTTTGATTCTCCTAATTGTCTTTTTGTTACTTTTCTAATCTCTTGGGTCATCTTATTCTACGTATCATTTGTACTTCCTTGTTCTTCAAACTCTCCCTTATTTTTTCATCCATCATTTGTACTTCCTTGTTCTTCAAACCCTCCCTTATTTTTTCATCCTTCAAATATTACCACTTAATCTGTAGCTCTCAAATACCTCCAATGTGACTTGTTATCTTTACTCTCCTCTTAAttcatgcgttcataataaatATTTTATGTTGAATATTCAAGCTATACTAAACTCATATGTGATAAGATATTTGTCTCCTATGTAATTGTTCTTTTCCAAAAGCATGTGCGTAATTGTTCTTTTCCTAGACcatatatttattatttatagTAAGAGCATTTACCTCCCGGAACCATACCCCATACACAAACCATACAATATACACATCCTCAAGTCTGGCAAATTATTTGAGAGAATCTTGGTATAACTAGGGATTAGTTTGACAAGATATGTCAAATAGAGATTGACTCACCCTCAGTTTGACATCCTATTTGAAAGAAATTTGGTATAATTAGGTATTAGTTTGATAAAATACGTCAAATAGAGATAACTTGgtatttttcatattttcatGTATATGAACATATTTGGTAAAATTTAAATATAAATGAAGAAAAAGTTTAACTATTCAAAAAAATTAGGTAATCAAATATATTTATCAATGATCAAATACAATGGACTAAATTAATGAATTTCTTTATTTCTTATATTTATGATTATTGAATTCATACAAATAAAAACTTTTCCAACAAACTAGGTACTAAACCA from Lathyrus oleraceus cultivar Zhongwan6 chromosome 7, CAAS_Psat_ZW6_1.0, whole genome shotgun sequence encodes the following:
- the LOC127100556 gene encoding uncharacterized mitochondrial protein AtMg00810 is translated as MVQHVVKQMQSEFEMSLVGELTYFLGLQVKQMEDFVFLCQRKYAKNIVKKLRLENASHKRTPSPTHLKLSKDEKGISVDHSLYRSMIGSLLYLTASRPNITFVVGVCARYQAEPKGVDSNVFPDVQTYLAKETSLEGDSSEKADEYVPKQVVHERRSKKKDNECVPEQVAHERMSNKKVDYGVNIDDLTTDKEPLTNILALGIDKRLQRRKGKIDEEEKEVEHGGDDNVGDDVEDSIDGNIDENDEDKES